In Streptomyces sp. ML-6, the genomic stretch GGTCGTCAGCCTGTCCGGGTACCGGCCGGCGAGAAGTGCGGCCACCTGGCGGGCGAAGGCGCGGGTGGTGTCGAAGTCGGTGTGCCGGTCCAGGAGCAGGACGAGGTGCAGGCCCCGCGAGCCCGTCGTCATCACGGCGGGCCGGAGCCCCAGTTCTTCGGTGAGGAGATGCCCGAGCTTCCTGGCGGTCCAGCGCACGATCTCGAATCCGTCACCCGGCGGATCCAGGTCGAAGACGAGCCGGTCCGGACAGTCGAGGTCGTCGATGCGGCTGAGCCATGGATGCGGAGTGATGCATGCCTGGTTGGCGAGGTAGGCCAGAGTGGCGGCGTCGTCGCACACGACCATGGAGAGGGTCCCGTCCTCCTTGGCGACCTCTTGGCGGTGGATCCAGTCCGGGAAGTAGTCGGGGACGTCCTTGTGGAAGAACGACTTCCCGCCGTACCCGTCCGGGTGACGTTCCATGGCCAGGGGTCGTCCGCGCAGATGGGGCAGCATGGGGCGGGAGACGGTGCGGTAGAAGTCGATGAGTTCGGCCTTGGTGATGCCGTCGTCGGGGAAGAGTTCCTTGTCCGGATTCGTTATCGCGACGGTACGGCCCCCGACGCGCATGCTGTCCTTCGTACTCACCGCTTCTCCTTCCTCACTGCTTTGCCTTCGGCCGCTCGCGCACCACCTGCTCGGCGGGCTTGTCGGTGCGCAGGCCGACGTACCGGGGATGGCGCAGCTTGCCGTCATCGGTCCACTCGGTGAAGACGATCTCGGCGACGAGCTCGGGCCGCACCCAGTGCACGCCGCGTTCGCGGACCGTGCCACCGGTGAACGGCTGCCGCTCGCACTCCAGCGCGTCCAGGCGCTCACGCAGCCCGGCCAGGGTCCTGCGGTCGTATCCGGTGCCGACCTTGCCCGCGTAGCGAAGCCGGTCGCCCTCGTAGTATCCGACGAGCAGTGCGCCGAAGCCGGTACGGCTGCCCGCCGGTTCGGTGAAGCCACCGATCACCAGCTCCTGCCCCTGCCCGCACTTGAACTTCAGCCAGTCCGCCGACCGCCTCGGCACGTACCGGCTGTCCGCCCGCTTGGCGACCAGTCCTTCCCAGCCCCACCCGCAGGCCTGGCGCAGATACGCCTCCCCGGTGGCGTTGCGGTGGTTCGTGAACCGCAGTGGGGCACGGAAGGCGAGGGTGTGACGCAGCAGCGCCTTGCGGGTGCGCAGTGGCAGGGAGGTGAGATCGTGGCCGTCCAGATGCAGCAGGTCGAAGGCGTAGTAGGTGACCGCGACCGCGCTGCGCCGGGCCTTGTCGGCATCGTGGATGCCCATGCGCTGTTGCAGTCGGGCGAAACTGGTGCGGGTGCCGGTGAAGGCGACCATCTCGCCGTCGACGACGAAGTCGTCGCAGCCTTGACCGGCGAGGGCCCCTGCGACCTCGGGGTAGGTGTCCGTGAGGTCCTCTCCGCTGCGGGAGGCCAATCGTGCCCCGTCGCCGTCACGGAATCCCAGGCACCGCTCTCCGTCCAGCTTGCGCTCGAAGAGCCATCCGGGATCGGAGAAGTAGTCCTTGGTCAGGGTCGCGAGCATGGGCCGTACGGTGCGCGGCTGGGCGGCGGCGCGCAGTGCTGTGCGTGCTTGTTCGGACAGACCGTCCTGCCAGCCGGCTGCGATCATTGGCCTCGGGCCCTTCCTGTCGTGCAGCGCGCCGCAGCCCGGCGGCCGGGAGGACGGCAAGGCCGGTGTGGGCCGTGTGGGGCAGGTCGGCCCCCGCCGTCGCCGGGGTCCGGGCCCGGGACGGCCGGTCCCGGCGGGCGGGGTGACGCAGTCGTGTGGTCAGCCTTCGATCTCGATGTGCCGAGGCCTGGTCCCCTGCGCCTTCGGGATGGTGACGGTCAGGACGCCCTCGCTGAGGTTCGCACGGACCTCGTCGGCCTTCACGTTGGTGGGCAGGGTCGCCCGGTACTCGAACCGCCCGGTGGGGC encodes the following:
- the ligD gene encoding non-homologous end-joining DNA ligase, whose amino-acid sequence is MRVGGRTVAITNPDKELFPDDGITKAELIDFYRTVSRPMLPHLRGRPLAMERHPDGYGGKSFFHKDVPDYFPDWIHRQEVAKEDGTLSMVVCDDAATLAYLANQACITPHPWLSRIDDLDCPDRLVFDLDPPGDGFEIVRWTARKLGHLLTEELGLRPAVMTTGSRGLHLVLLLDRHTDFDTTRAFARQVAALLAGRYPDRLTTEARKNKRRGRLYLDIQRNAYAQTSVAPYAVRARPHAPVATPLDWDELDDQRIGPQHWTLRTLPDRLADHGDPWKGLSRCRRSLGPARRRLDALVREDTS
- the ligD gene encoding non-homologous end-joining DNA ligase; the encoded protein is MIAAGWQDGLSEQARTALRAAAQPRTVRPMLATLTKDYFSDPGWLFERKLDGERCLGFRDGDGARLASRSGEDLTDTYPEVAGALAGQGCDDFVVDGEMVAFTGTRTSFARLQQRMGIHDADKARRSAVAVTYYAFDLLHLDGHDLTSLPLRTRKALLRHTLAFRAPLRFTNHRNATGEAYLRQACGWGWEGLVAKRADSRYVPRRSADWLKFKCGQGQELVIGGFTEPAGSRTGFGALLVGYYEGDRLRYAGKVGTGYDRRTLAGLRERLDALECERQPFTGGTVRERGVHWVRPELVAEIVFTEWTDDGKLRHPRYVGLRTDKPAEQVVRERPKAKQ